In Raphanus sativus cultivar WK10039 chromosome 5, ASM80110v3, whole genome shotgun sequence, the following proteins share a genomic window:
- the LOC108856326 gene encoding uncharacterized protein LOC108856326 yields MGQTFRKLFDTFFGNQEMRVVMLGLDAAGKTTILYKLHIGEVLSTVPTIGFNVEKVQYKNVMFTVWDVGGQEKLRPLWRHYFNNTDGLIYVVDSLDRERIGKAKQEFQEIIKDPFMLNSVILVFANKQDMRGAMSPREVCEGLGLLDLKNRKWHIQGTCALQGDGLYEGLDWLSSTLKEVRAAGFSSAGPLF; encoded by the exons ATGGGTCAAACTTTTCGCAAGCTTTTCGATACTTTCTTTGGCAATCAGGAAATGAGG GTCGTTATGCTGGGTCTGGATGCGGCCGGCAAAACAACTATACTCTACAAGCTCCACATAGGAGAAGTTCTGTCCACTGTTCCCACAATCG GTTTCAATGTGGAGAAAGTCCAGTACAAGAATGTGATGTTCACAGTTTGGGATGTTGGTGGCCAAGAAAAGCTCAGGCCCTTGTGGAGGCATTACTTCAATAATACCGATGGACTT ATATACGTGGTAGATTCCTTGGACCGTGAGAGAATTGGTAAAGCTAAGCAAGAGTTTCAG gAGATCATAAAAGACCCATTCATGCTTAATAGCGTCATTCTAGTGTTTGCAAACAAACAAGacatg AGAGGAGCCATGTCTCCCCGAGAAGTATGTGAAGGGCTTGGCTTATTAGATCTCAAGAACAGGAAATGGCATATACAAGGCACATGTGCTCTTCAAGGAGATGGCCTCTATGAAGGCTTAGACTGGTTATCCTCTACGCTCAAAGAGGTTAGAGCAGCTGGTTTCTCATCCGCTGGCCCCTTGTTTTAA
- the LOC108862448 gene encoding uncharacterized protein At1g51745, which produces MGSPGSGAADCTVGSIVWVRRRNGSWWPGKILGQDDLDSTHITSPRSGTPVKLLGREDASVDWYNLEKSKRVKPFRCGDFDDCIEKVETSQGLTIRKREKYARREDAILHALELEKEILKKEVKLETVGRPRDRARGDSPDAAKERMVVSRGVRDISNGTRESTGGLGRNHVGDVVHLRKDKEEDQTRFEEAAQPRMRGLQDFGLRTASSKRKFSSSNGPDTSFKSLARSNSSASSSGDHSMERPSFTLGKEKTRNSMEAKRTKYMFAPNESNDVLGLHESLLSHRQAMHSSFAGDHSRYSLSEYDPPDFLEDIESVSSESETDSSDMEEDTDDDIPLLSGAGRHSEQRNTFSRHMSAEDESTSSEEDCYESSISGDSSHLYSQDPDNEDGTVSKWQLKGKRNMRNLPRRSARKREMHRNRLEDGRYSEYKRRAFAYGLDSSGTNDMSDGTDDTDPNERQFRDRMIGPGDDEYRLSTMVASGFKNIYSHDMLDWDDDPWEGQIGKKKRWEEKFEGSGQEFHASHRHSRRTMYSPLMDVELEVRGSYQKGPVPIVSLMSKLNSRAIIGHPVEVEVLADGSSESYIQRTEYFGNETTYHDKPFLLPQAWKTARRSSSRVPRLHPLSPSLEADAGDHSPSGQGRKPFFKKLGSGNFNNDDNSLRRSNLMHIPRPPGERKQQQKKLLKNTNATPSQKTRALSSFGSEQAHNGTKAMGDGTRELSNRRVLPGPPTVACIPVKLVFSRLLEKINRPLSKPQ; this is translated from the exons ATGGGAAGTCCAGGATCAGGTGCGGCGGATTGCACGGTTGGTTCGATTGTGTGGGTGAGGAGGAGGAACGGCTCGTGGTGGCCTGGGAAGATACTAGGACAGGATGATCTTGACTCTACGCATATCACCTCTCCACGATCTGGAACTCCGGTGAAGCTTCTGGGGAGAGAGGATGCAAGTGT GGATTGGTACAACTTAGAGAAATCCAAGCGGGTGAAGCCGTTTCGGTGCGGCGATTTTGATGACTGCATTGAGAAGGTAGAGACTTCGCAGGGGTTGACgataagaaagagagagaagtaTGCTCGTAGAGAAGATGCGATTCTCCATGCTCTTGAGCTTGAGAAGGAGATTCTGAAGAAGGAAGTGAAACTAGAAACTGTTGGCAGGCCTAGGGATAGGGCTAGGGGTGACTCTCCTGATGCAGCCAAGGAGAGAATGGTTGTGTCTAGGGGGGTTCGTGATATCTCTAATGGGACACGAGAGTCCACTGGTGGTCTAGGGCGTAACCATGTTGGTGATGTTGTGCATTTGCGCAAAGATAAAGAGGAAGACCAGACGAGATTTGAGGAAGCGGCACAGCCGCGAATGAGAGGCTTGCAGGACTTTGGGCTGAGAACCGCCTCTTCAAAGCGAAAGTTTTCGTCATCCAATGGTCCTGATACTTCCTTCAAGTCTCTGGCCAGAAGCAACTCTTCAGCTTCTTCTAGTGGAGATCATAGCATGGAGAGACCTAGTTTTACCCTCG GAAAGGAGAAGACTAGGAATTCGATGGAGGCTAAAAGGACTAAATACATGTTTGCACCAAATGAATCTAATGATGTTTTAGGTCTTCATGAGAGTTTGCTAAGCCACAGGCAGGCAATGCATTCCTCCTTTGCTGGTGACCATTCTCGTTATTCGCTTTCAGAGTATGACCCTCCTGATTTCTTGGAAGATATTGAATCTGTTTCTTCTGAATCCGAAACTGATTCTTCTGATATGGAGGAGGATACTGATGATGACATTCCCTTGCTGTCAG GAGCTGGGCGTCATTCAGAGCAACGCAATACTTTTAGTAGACATATGTCAGCAGAAGATGAAAGCACCAGCAGTGAGGAAGACTGTTATGAGTCATCCATTTCTGGCGACTCTTCTCACCTTTATTCCCAAGATCCTGATAATGAAGATGGTACAGTTTCCAAGTGGCAGCTCAAGGGAAAAAGAAACATGCGCAATCTTCCAAGAAGGTCTGCGCGTAAGAGGGAAATGCACCGCAATCGTCTGGAAGATGGAAGATATTCTGAATATAAGAGAAGGGCATTTGCCTATGGATTAGATTCTAGTGGGACAAATGACATGAGCGATGGAACTGATGACACTGATCCCAACGAGAGACAGTTCAGGGACAGAATGATTGGACCAGGTGATGATGAGTATCGGCTCTCAACTATGGTTGCATCCGGATTTAAGAACATCTACAGCCATGACATGCTGGACTGGGATGATGATCCTTGGGAAGGCCAGATTGGTAAAAAGAAGCGATGGGAGGAAAAATTTGAAGGTTCAGGTCAGGAGTTCCATGCTTCTCATCGACATTCTAGAAGAACTATGTATTCTCCATTGATGGATGTGGAATTAGAAGTACGAGGAAGCTACCAGAAAGGGCCTGTCCCAATTGTCTCCCTGATGAGTAAGTTAAACAGCAGAGCGATAATTGGACATCCAGTGGAAGTGGAAGTCTTAGCAGATGGTTCCTCTGAGTCATATATACAGAGAACTGAGTACTTCGGTAATGAAACAACATACCATGACAAACCCTTTCTACTACCCCAGGCTTGGAAGACTGCAAGAAGGAGTAGCTCACGCGTTCCACGGCTGCATCCATTATCACCATCACTCGAAGCCGATGCTGGTGATCATTCTCCGTCAGGTCAGGGAAGAAAACCGTTTTTTAAGAAACTTGGTTCGGGAAACTTTAATAATGATGATAACTCGCTGAGGAGAAGCAACCTAATGCACATTCCACGACCACCTGGAGAGAGAAAACAACAGCAAAAGAAGCTGCTGAAGAACACAAACGCAACCCCTAGTCAGAAGACGAGGGCACTGTCATCATTTGGCAGTGAACAAGCACACAACGGGACAAAGGCGATGGGGGATGGGACTCGCGAGCTATCTAACAGACGTGTATTACCTGGACCACCAACCGTGGCCTGCATACCAGTCAAACTAGTTTTTAGCAGATTACTGGAGAAAATAAATAGACCGCTGTCAAAGCCACAGTGA
- the LOC108862450 gene encoding late embryogenesis abundant protein At5g17165 produces the protein MATRSKSFQLIAGLRKLAVIPRASSRATYTALFTSRSGHSSAYDKNVEDELQATAVPDDVIKPDSDKYWSPHPQTGVFGPSTTDQSAAAEAARQDSAVLEETAWFRPTSLEDSDKTHHV, from the exons ATGGCAACCAGATCGAAGAGCTTTCAATTGATCGCCGGCCTAAGGAAGCTCGCTGTCATCCCACGCGCTTCCTCACGCGCCACCTACACTGCTCTCTTCACTTCACG gAGTGGGCATTCCTCAGCTTATGACAAGAACGTGGAGGATGAATTGCAGGCAACTGCAGTTCCTGATGACGTCATAAAGCCAGATTCTGATAAATACTGGTCTCCTCATCCTCAAACCGGAGTTTTTGGTCCTTCCACGACTGATCAGAGTGCAGCAGCGGAGGCTGCTCGCCAAGACTCGGCGGTGTTGGAGGAGACTGCTTGGTTTCGTCCCACAAGTCTCGAGGACTCGGACAAGACTCACCATGTTTAA
- the LOC108862449 gene encoding uncharacterized protein LOC108862449, protein MALEWVVLGYAAAAEAIMIVLLTMPGLDGLRKGLVAVTRNLLKPFLSIVPFCLFLLMDIYWKYETMPSCDGESCTPSEHLRHQKSMMKSQRNAILIAAALVFYWILFSVTHLVVKIEQLNQRVERLKNKD, encoded by the coding sequence ATGGCTCTCGAATGGGTTGTGCTAGGCTACGCCGCGGCGGCGGAAGCGATCATGATCGTGCTCCTGACGATGCCGGGGCTCGACGGACTCCGCAAGGGACTGGTCGCCGTCACGCGCAACCTCCTGAAACCGTTTCTCTCGATCGTCCCGTTCTGCCTCTTCCTCCTGATGGACATCTACTGGAAGTACGAGACGATGCCTTCGTGCGACGGGGAGTCCTGCACGCCGTCGGAGCACCTCCGCCACCAGAAATCGATGATGAAGTCCCAGAGGAACGCGATCCTCATCGCGGCCGCGCTCGTGTTCTACTGGATCCTCTTCTCCGTCACTCATCTTGTGGTCAAGATCGAGCAGCTTAACCAGCGCGTCGAGAGGCTCAAGAACAAGGATTGA
- the LOC130495041 gene encoding protein OXIDATIVE STRESS 3 LIKE 3-like isoform X2 — MHYQEQMESLMLGEERKRGNCVRDADAEADEGFNSPDDSDRRSSSSLRGLSKHYKGKSQSFTSLSEALTVEDLAKPENPLNIKLKQRRGNTHCRRLSGCGGASEQSLGGHDACHSGNGRPPRLSGNRPPPRAQTLSAAHISVLLTRT, encoded by the exons atgcactatcAAGAACAGATGGAGTCTCTTATGTTGGGTGAAGAACGTAAACGTGGAAATTGCGTTAGGGACGCAGACGCGGAAGCAGATGAAGGTTTTAACTCTCCTGACGATTCGGACCGTCGCAGTTCATCTTCTTTAAG AGGGTTGTCGAAACATTACAAAGGTAAGTCACAGTCATTCACGTCCTTGTCGGAAGCTTTAACAGTAGAGGATCTCGCAAAACCCGAGAATCCTTTAAACATAAAACTGAAGCAGCGACGGGGGAACACTCACTGTCGAAGGCTCTCCGGATGTGGAGGTGCATCGGAGCAAAGCTTAGGCGGGCACGACGCGTGCCACTCCGGAAACGGTAGGCCGCCGCGACTTTCCGGTAACAGACCGCCTCCAAGAGCCCAGACGCTCTCGGCTGCTCATATATCAGTTTTACTCACTCGAACCTAA
- the LOC130495041 gene encoding protein OXIDATIVE STRESS 3 LIKE 3-like isoform X1, with protein sequence MHYQEQMESLMLGEERKRGNCVRDADAEADEGFNSPDDSDRRSSSSLRRGLSKHYKGKSQSFTSLSEALTVEDLAKPENPLNIKLKQRRGNTHCRRLSGCGGASEQSLGGHDACHSGNGRPPRLSGNRPPPRAQTLSAAHISVLLTRT encoded by the exons atgcactatcAAGAACAGATGGAGTCTCTTATGTTGGGTGAAGAACGTAAACGTGGAAATTGCGTTAGGGACGCAGACGCGGAAGCAGATGAAGGTTTTAACTCTCCTGACGATTCGGACCGTCGCAGTTCATCTTCTTTAAG AAGAGGGTTGTCGAAACATTACAAAGGTAAGTCACAGTCATTCACGTCCTTGTCGGAAGCTTTAACAGTAGAGGATCTCGCAAAACCCGAGAATCCTTTAAACATAAAACTGAAGCAGCGACGGGGGAACACTCACTGTCGAAGGCTCTCCGGATGTGGAGGTGCATCGGAGCAAAGCTTAGGCGGGCACGACGCGTGCCACTCCGGAAACGGTAGGCCGCCGCGACTTTCCGGTAACAGACCGCCTCCAAGAGCCCAGACGCTCTCGGCTGCTCATATATCAGTTTTACTCACTCGAACCTAA
- the LOC108859181 gene encoding glutathione S-transferase F11 — protein sequence MVVKLYGQIKAGNPQRVLLCFLEKGIEFEVIHVDLDKFEQKKPEYLLRQPFGQVPAIEDGDLKLFESRAIARYYATKYADQGTDLLGKTLEQRAIVEQWMEVEANYFNVVVLPLVINIVFTPKFDVALVEELKVKFDKVLDVYENQLATNRYLAGAEFTLADLTHMPGMRYIMNEAGLGSMVTSRENVNRWWNEISARPAWKKLMEMAASSYIN from the exons ATGGTAGTCAAACTATATGGGCAGATAAAAGCAGGTAATCCACAAAGAGtattgctctgttttcttgaaaaGGGCATCGAGTTTGAAGTTATCCATGTGGATCTCGATAAATTTGAGCAGAAAAAACCAGAGTATCTTCTTCGTCag CCGTTTGGTCAAGTTCCAGCTATTGAAGATGGAGATCTTAAGCTTTTTG aatcacgaGCCATAGCGAGGTATTACGCGACCAAGTATGCGGACCAAGGAACGGACCTATTGGGCAAGACCTTGGAGCAACGAGCCATCGTGGAGCAGTGGATGGAAGTTGAGGCTAACTACTTCAACGTTGTGGTTCTACCTTTAGTTATAAACATCGTGTTTACGCCCAAGTTCGACGTTGCTTTGGTGGAAGAGCTAAAGGTCAAGTTCGATAAGGTCCTGGATGTATATGAGAACCAGTTAGCTACGAACCGGTACTTAGCCGGTGCTGAGTTCACATTGGCTGATTTGACTCATATGCCCGGTATGAGGTATATAATGAATGAAGCCGGTTTGGGGAGCATGGTTACGTCTCGGGAGAATGTTAACCGGTGGTGGAATGAGATTTCGGCTAGACCGGCTTGGAAAAAACTTATGGAAATGGCTGCATCTTcctatattaattga
- the LOC108856431 gene encoding NADH dehydrogenase [ubiquinone] iron-sulfur protein 6, mitochondrial-like, translating into MASNLVKALIRSQILPSSRRNFSVAAAATTHIGIPTDDLVGNHTAKWMQDRSKKSPMELINEVPPIKVVGRTAACEGDTNPALGHPIEFICLDLHEPAICKYCGLRYVQDHHH; encoded by the exons ATGGCGTCGAATCTCGTGAAAGCTCTCATCCGATCGCAGATTCTTCCATCTTCGAGGAGGAACTTTAGTGTGGCGGCTGCGGCTACCACTCATATCGGCATTCCAACAGACGATTTAGTCGGAAACCACACGGCCAAATGGATGCAG GATAGAAGCAAGAAGTCACCAATGGAACTGATCAATGAGGTTCCACCTATCAAGGTTGTTGGAAGGACTGCTGCTTGTGAAGGAG ACACCAATCCAGCACTCGGTCATCCAATTGAGTTCATTTGCCTCGACCTACACGAGCCTGCCATCTGCAAGTACTGTGGCCTTCGTTACGTTCAAGATCATCATCACTAA
- the LOC108863321 gene encoding NADPH-dependent oxidoreductase 2-alkenal reductase-like: MAPTGEASTVNNKQVILRDYVTGFPKESDLVFNDATVDLSVPAGSNKVLVKNLYLSCDPYMRIRMGKPDPSAAALALPYTPGQQIYGYGVSKVVDSGHPDYTKGDLLWGIVGWEEYSVITPTIYSHFKILHTDVPLSYYTGLLGMAGMTAYSGFYEICSPKKGETVFVSAASGAVGQLVGQLAKIMGCYVVGSAGSNEKVDLLKNKFGFDEAFNYKEEKDLDAALKRCFPEGIDIYFENVGGKMLDAVLLNMNLKGRIAVCGMISQYNLEEQEGVRNLATVIYKRVKLQGFVVSDFYDKYSKFLEFVLPYIREGKITYVEDVAEGLEQGPSALIGLFHGKNVGKQLIVVSRE; encoded by the exons ATGGCACCCACAGGCGAAGCGTCGACCGTGAACAACAAGCAAGTCATATTGAGAGACTACGTCACCGGCTTCCCCAAGGAATCAGACCTCGTCTTCAACGATGCCACCGTGGATCTAAGTGTTCCGGCTGGATCTAACAAGGTTCTGGTGAAGAATCTCTACTTGTCTTGTGATCCTTACATGCGCATTCGCATGGGCAAGCCTGATCCCTCCGCTGCAGCCCTCGCTCTACCCTACACCCCTGGCCAG CAAATCTATGGGTATGGAGTGTCAAAAGTGGTAGATTCAGGGCACCCTGATTACACAAAGGGAGACCTGCTTTGGGGTATTGTTGGATGGGAGGAGTACAGTGTTATTACTCCAACTATTTACTCACATTTTAAGATCCTACACACTGATGTTCCCTTGTCCTACTACACTGGACTTCTCG GTATGGCTGGGATGACTGCTTATTCAGGGTTTTATGAAATCTGTTCTCCTAAGAAAGGAGAGACTGTCTTCGTGTCAGCTGCATCTGGTGCTGTTGGTCAGCTCGTGGGACAGCTCGCAAAGATTATGGGATGTTATGTCGTTGGAAGTGCCGGCAGTAATGAAAAG GTTGATCTTCTCAAGAATAAGTTTGGGTTTGATGAAGCTTTCAATTACAAAGAAGAGAAAGACCTTGACGCTGCCCTGAAGAGGTGTTTCCCGGAAGGCATCGACATATACTTTGAGAACGTAGGAGGCAAGATGCTAGACGCAGTGCTCCTAAACATGAACCTAAAAGGCCGTATCGCGGTATGCGGAATGATCTCACAGTACAACCTGGAGGAGCAGGAAGGTGTACGCAACCTAGCGACCGTCATTTACAAGCGGGTTAAGCTTCAAGGCTTTGTGGTCTCTGATTTCTATGACAAATACTCCAAGTTTTTGGAGTTTGTGCTTCCCTATATTAGAGAAGGGAAGATCACTTACGTTGAGGATGTAGCCGAAGGACTGGAGCAGGGACCTTCTGCTTTGATTGGACTCTTCCATGGTAAGAACGTCGGCAAACAGCTCATTGTGGTGTCTCGTGAGTGA
- the LOC108863323 gene encoding NADPH-dependent oxidoreductase 2-alkenal reductase-like, which translates to MATTNKQVILRDYVTGFPKESDLIFNDATVDLKVAAGSNKVLVKNLFLSCDPYMRIRMSKPDPSTAALALPYKPGQPIYGYGVSKVVDSGHPDYTKGDLLWGIVGWEEYSVITITPYSHFKILHTDVPLSYYTGLLGMTGMTAYSGFYEICSPKKGETVFVSAASGAVGQLVGQLAKIMGCYVVGSAGSNEKVDLLKNKFGFDEAFNYKEEKDLDAALKRCFPEGIDIYFENVGGKMLDAVLLNMKLNGRIAVCGMISQYNLEEQEGVRNLSSVIYKRIRLQGFVVFDYYHKYSKFLEFVLPYIREGKITYVEDVAEGLEKGPSALIGLFHGKNVGKQLIVVARE; encoded by the exons ATGGCGACCACCAACAAGCAAGTCATATTGCGAGACTACGTCACCGGTTTCCCCAAGGAGTCAGACCTCATCTTCAACGATGCCACCGTCGATCTAAAGGTTGCTGCGGGATCTAACAAGGTCTTGGTGAAGAATCTCTTCCTGTCTTGCGATCCTTACATGCGCATTCGCATGAGCAAGCCTGATCCCTCCACTGCTGCTCTCGCTCTACCTTACAAGCCCGGCCAG CCAATCTATGGGTATGGAGTGTCAAAAGTGGTAGATTCAGGGCACCCTGATTACACAAAGGGAGACCTGCTTTGGGGTATTGTTGGATGGGAGGAGTACAGTGTTATTACTATAACTCCTTATTCACATTTTAAGATCCTACACACTGATGTTCCCTTGTCCTACTACACTGGTCTTCTCG GTATGACCGGGATGACTGCCTATTCTGGGTTTTATGAAATCTGTTCTCCTAAGAAAGGAGAGACCGTCTTCGTCTCAGCTGCATCTGGTGCTGTTGGTCAGCTCGTCGGGCAACTCGCAAAGATTATGGGATGTTATGTCGTTGGAAGTGCCGGCAGTAATGAAAAG GTTGATCTTCTCAAGAATAAGTTTGGGTTTGATGAAGCATTCAATTACAAAGAAGAGAAAGACCTTGACGCTGCCCTGAAGAG GTGTTTCCCGGAAGGCATAGACATATACTTTGAGAACGTAGGAGGCAAGATGCTAGACGCAGTGCTCCTAAACATGAAGCTAAACGGGCGTATCGCGGTATGTGGAATGATCTCACAGTACAACCTGGAGGAGCAGGAAGGCGTGCGCAACCTATCGAGTGTCATTTACAAGCGGATTCGGCTTCAAGGTTTCGTGGTCTTTGATTACTATCACAAGTACTCCAAGTTTTTGGAGTTTGTACTTCCCTATATTAGAGAAGGGAAGATCACTTACGTAGAGGATGTAGCCGAAGGACTGGAGAAGGGACCTTCTGCTTTGATTGGACTTTTCCATGGTAAGAACGTCGGCAAACAGCTCATTGTGGTGGCTCGTGAGTGA